A window from Phaenicophaeus curvirostris isolate KB17595 chromosome 13, BPBGC_Pcur_1.0, whole genome shotgun sequence encodes these proteins:
- the HEPH gene encoding hephaestin isoform X3, translating to MCCGASEQARDVISKASTFLQPGKDRVGSTYKKSVYKQYTDSTYTTEIPKPSWLGFLGPVIRAEVGDTIKVHLKNFASRPYTIHPHGVFYEKDSEGSLYPDMSPQDQKKDDAVFPGGNYTYTWTVPEDHSPTADDPNCLTWIYHSHIDAPKDIASGLIGPLLTCKKGILTGNSQRRQDVDIDFFLMFSVVDENLSWYLDENVELFCTDPSSVDKEDEEFQESNKMHAINGYVFGNLPEVTMCAGDYVSWHLFGMGNEIDVHTAYFHGETLSIRGHRTDVASLFPATFVTADMIPRNPGRWLLSCQINDHIQAGMAALYEVRLCSREAPPSALEGRVRKYYIAAKEVQWDYGPSGLDQRTGKQLSEAGSPAEQFFKRGPYRIGGVYWKAKYVEYTDESFREEKQRSEEEEHLGILGPVIKAEVGDTILVMFVNKASWSFSIQPHGVSYGKAWEGMRYHDGQSQNGISVAPLHNFTYRWTVPQHVGPMPSDPPCLTWMYSSAVNPVKDPSSGLVGPLVICKPGTLDDNNKQKGIDKEFYLLFSVFDENLSWYLNANIKYYLRMEESAVKKDDGFEESNRMHAINGLMFGNLPGMNVCEGDNVSWHLLGLGSEVDVHGAVFQGNTLQMNGMRKDSATLFAHTFATAFMQPDNKGTYEIYCQTTNHYQAGMRERYSVSKCGEKDPAPALQYEGVRTYYIVAEEVVWDYAPDRSWERERHNHSAESYAGVFLSNENGLLGSRYKKAVYKEYTDGTFQTPKARGNGDEHLGILGPFLWAEVGDILNIVFKNNAARPYSIHAHGVLERETGQPQVANPGDIVTYRWEVPERAGPGPNDSACVPWIYYSAVDPVKDMYSGLIGPLKICRRGALQADGVRKDVKREFALLFLVFDENQSWYLEENVERYSRGNHSEINLLDDRFVESNKMHAINGRLYATLPGLNMFQGEWVNWYLLGMGQEIDIHTVHFHAETFIYRNGKSYRADVVDLFPGTFEMVEMLVGNPGTWLLHCHVSDHIHAGMEIVFTVLPRPEPALEVVNYSAELPSQDNDDDSEKIMLFGAKLPQGQIEATVIALSVVGVVLFLVACFLLGMVIYLERQKRLRRNRRSILDDGFKLMSKKNSGL from the exons ATGTGTTGTGGGGCATCTGAACAAGCAAGAGACGTGATCAG CAAGGCTTCGACCTTCCTCCAGCCTGGCAAAGACAGGGTGGGAAGCACGTACAAGAAATCCGTCTATAAGCAGTACACAGACTCCACGTACACCACTGAGATTCCCAAACCCAGCTGGCTGGGGTTCCTGGGGCCCGTCATTCGTGCAGAAGTGGGGGATACCATTAAAGTACACCTGAAAAATTTTGCTAGTCGACCATACACGATCCATCCTCATGGTGTTTTCTACGAAAAGGACTCTGAAG GATCCCTGTACCCCGATATGTCCCCCCAGGATCAGAAGAAGGATGATGCTGTTTTCCCAGGAGGGAATTACACCTATACTTGGACTGTCCCTGAGGATCACAGCCCAACTGCTGATGACCCGAACTGCTTGACCTGGATTTACCACTCTCACATTGATGCTCCAAAGGACATTGCGTCTGGATTAATTGGGCCATTGCTCACGTGCAAAAAAG GAATACTGACTGGCAATTCTCAAAGGCGCCAGGATGTGGacattgatttctttttgatgTTCAGTGTGGTGGATGAGAACCTGAGCTGGTATTTGGATGAGAATGTTGAATTGTTCTGCACAGACCCAAGCTCTGTAGACAAAGAAGATGAGGAATTCCAAGAGAGCAACAAAATGCATG CTATTAATGGTTACGTGTTTGGAAACCTCCCTGAGGTGACGATGTGTGCTGGGGATTACGTTTCTTGGCACCTCTTTGGGATGGGCAATGAAATTGATGTCCATACAGCCTACTTCCATGGAGAAACGCTCAGTATTCGAGGCCACAGGACAGATGTGGCCAGCCTCTTCCCAGCCACATTTGTGACAGCAGACATGATCCCCCGTAACCCTGGGAGGTGGCTACTGAGCTGCCAGATCAACGATCACATACAGG CTGGAATGGCAGCACTCTATGAAGTCCGGCTCTGTTCTCGGGAAGCTCCGCCGTCTGCCCTGGAAGGGAGAGTTCGGAAGTACTACATAGCTGCAAAGGAAGTGCAGTGGGACTATGGGCCGTCAGGGCTTGACCAAAGGACTGGGAAGCAACTGAGTGAGGCAGGCAG TCCTGCAGAGCAATTTTTCAAGCGTGGCCCCTACCGAATCGGGGGAGTCTATTGGAAGGCAAAGTATGTAGAATATACTGATGAGAGCTTCCGTGAGGAAAAGCAGCGATCAGAAGAAGAGGAACACCTGGGGATACTCG GTCCGGTGATCAAAGCCGAAGTTGGAGACACCATCTTGGTGATGTTTGTTAACAAAGCCTCGTGGTCTTTCAGCATCCAGCCTCATGGAGTGTCCTATGGGAAGGCGTGGGAAGGGATGCGGTACCATGATG GTCAGTCCCAGAATGGGATTTCTGTTGCGCCACTGCACAACTTCACGTACCGCTGGACTGTGCCGCAGCACGTTGGGCCCATGCCCAGTGACCCTCCCTGCCTGACCTGGATGTACAGCTCAGCTGTGAACCCCGTCAAAGACCCCAGCTCAGGCTTGGTTGGGCCCCTCGTCATCTGCAAGCCGGGCACATTGGATGACAACAACAAACAG AAGGGGATCGACAAAGAATTTTACCTTCTCTTCAGCGTGTTCGATGAGAACCTCAGCTGGTATTTAAATGCAAACATAAAGTACTATTTGAGAATGGAGGAGAGTGCTGTGAAAAAGGACGATGGCTTTGAGGAATCAAACAGGATGCATG CCATCAATGGACTAATGTTTGGTAACTTGCCTGGGATGAATGTGTGTGAAGGAGACAATGTGTCCTGGCACCTTCTGGGCTTAGGCAGCGAAGTGGATGTCCATGGAGCTGTATTCCAGGGAAACACCCTGCAGATGAATGGGATGCGGAAAGATTCAGCCACTCTGTTTGCCCACACATTTGCTACTGCCTTCATGCAACCTGATAACAAAG GGACTTATGAGATCTACTGCCAGACGACCAATCATTACCAGGCTGGGATGAGGGAACGCTATTCTGTTTCCAAGTGTGGAGAAAAGGATCCTGCTCCTGCCCTTCAGTACGAAGGGGTGCGGACATACTACATCGTGGCAGAGGAGGTGGTGTGGGACTATGCACCTGACCGGAGCTGGGAGAGGGAACGGCACAACCATTCTGCAGAGAG ctaTGCTGGTGTGTTTTTGAGCAATGAGAATGGACTGCTCGGCTCCAGGTACAAGAAAGCAGTGTATAAAGAGTACACTGATGGGACTTTCCAGACTCCCAAGGCCAGGGGGAATGGTGACGAACACCTGGGGATACTGG GTCCCTTTCTGTGGGCGGAAGTGGGAGATATTCTTAACATCGTGTTTAAGAACAACGCCGCACGACCCTATTCCATTCATGCCCACGGGGTGCTGGAAAGGGAGACGGGACAGCCACAGGTCGCAAACCCTG GTGACATTGTGACGTACCGATGGGAAGTGCCCGAGAGGGCTGGGCCAGGGCCAAATGATTCTGCCTGTGTTCCTTGGATCTACTACTCTGCAGTGGACCCAGTAAAG GATATGTACAGTGGTCTGATCGGGCCCCTGAAGATCTGCCGGAGAGGGGCACTGCAGGctgatggggtcaggaaggatGTGAAGAGGGAGTTTGCTCTGCTGTTCCTTGTTTTTGATGAAAATCAGTCCTGGTACTTGGAGGAAAATGTGGAACGTTACAGTAGGGGAAATCACAGCGAGATCAACCTGCTGGATGACAGATTTGTGGAAAGCAACAAAATGCACG CAATCAATGGGAGGCTCTATGCGACCTTGCCTGGGTTGAACATGTTCCAGGGAGAGTGGGTGAACTGGTACCTGCTGGGAATGGGGCAGGAGATTGATATCCACACAGTCCATTTCCATGCTGAGACCTTCATATACAGG AATGGCAAAAGCTACAGAGCAGATGTTGTGGATCTGTTCCCTGGGACCTTTGAAATGGTGGAGATGTTGGTTGGAAACCCTGGGACATGGCTACTTCACTGCCACGTGTCTGATCATATCCATGCTGGCATGGAGATAGTCTTCACAGTCTTGCCCAGACCAG agcCAGCGCTTGAAGTTGTAAACTACAGTGCAG aGTTGCCATCTCAGGATAATGATGATGACTCAGAGAAGATCATGCTTTTTGGAGCTAAGTTGCCGCAAGGGCAGATAGAGGCCACAGTCATCGCTCTATCTGTTGTAGGAGTGGTGCTCTTCCTGGTCGCCTGCTTCCTCCTGGGGATGGTCATCTATCTTGAGAGACAAAAGAGGTTAAGACGCAATCGGAGGTCCATCCTGGATGATGGATTCAAGCTCATGTCTAAAAAGAATTCGGGGCTATAA
- the HEPH gene encoding hephaestin isoform X1 yields MMMGSFGWLLLCIHALSPTLAGGATRVYYLGIREVDWNYAPTGKNVLANQSIAQNLKASTFLQPGKDRVGSTYKKSVYKQYTDSTYTTEIPKPSWLGFLGPVIRAEVGDTIKVHLKNFASRPYTIHPHGVFYEKDSEGSLYPDMSPQDQKKDDAVFPGGNYTYTWTVPEDHSPTADDPNCLTWIYHSHIDAPKDIASGLIGPLLTCKKGILTGNSQRRQDVDIDFFLMFSVVDENLSWYLDENVELFCTDPSSVDKEDEEFQESNKMHAINGYVFGNLPEVTMCAGDYVSWHLFGMGNEIDVHTAYFHGETLSIRGHRTDVASLFPATFVTADMIPRNPGRWLLSCQINDHIQAGMAALYEVRLCSREAPPSALEGRVRKYYIAAKEVQWDYGPSGLDQRTGKQLSEAGSPAEQFFKRGPYRIGGVYWKAKYVEYTDESFREEKQRSEEEEHLGILGPVIKAEVGDTILVMFVNKASWSFSIQPHGVSYGKAWEGMRYHDGQSQNGISVAPLHNFTYRWTVPQHVGPMPSDPPCLTWMYSSAVNPVKDPSSGLVGPLVICKPGTLDDNNKQKGIDKEFYLLFSVFDENLSWYLNANIKYYLRMEESAVKKDDGFEESNRMHAINGLMFGNLPGMNVCEGDNVSWHLLGLGSEVDVHGAVFQGNTLQMNGMRKDSATLFAHTFATAFMQPDNKGTYEIYCQTTNHYQAGMRERYSVSKCGEKDPAPALQYEGVRTYYIVAEEVVWDYAPDRSWERERHNHSAESYAGVFLSNENGLLGSRYKKAVYKEYTDGTFQTPKARGNGDEHLGILGPFLWAEVGDILNIVFKNNAARPYSIHAHGVLERETGQPQVANPGDIVTYRWEVPERAGPGPNDSACVPWIYYSAVDPVKDMYSGLIGPLKICRRGALQADGVRKDVKREFALLFLVFDENQSWYLEENVERYSRGNHSEINLLDDRFVESNKMHAINGRLYATLPGLNMFQGEWVNWYLLGMGQEIDIHTVHFHAETFIYRNGKSYRADVVDLFPGTFEMVEMLVGNPGTWLLHCHVSDHIHAGMEIVFTVLPRPEPALEVVNYSAELPSQDNDDDSEKIMLFGAKLPQGQIEATVIALSVVGVVLFLVACFLLGMVIYLERQKRLRRNRRSILDDGFKLMSKKNSGL; encoded by the exons ATGATGATGGGATCGTTTGGGTGGTTGCTGCTTTGCATCCACGCGCTGTCACCTACACTTGCTGGCGGTGCCACCCGAGTCTATTACCTGGGGATCCGTGAGGTGGACTGGAACTACGCTCCAACGGGAAAGAACGTGCTTGCTAACCAGAGCATCGCGCAGAACCT CAAGGCTTCGACCTTCCTCCAGCCTGGCAAAGACAGGGTGGGAAGCACGTACAAGAAATCCGTCTATAAGCAGTACACAGACTCCACGTACACCACTGAGATTCCCAAACCCAGCTGGCTGGGGTTCCTGGGGCCCGTCATTCGTGCAGAAGTGGGGGATACCATTAAAGTACACCTGAAAAATTTTGCTAGTCGACCATACACGATCCATCCTCATGGTGTTTTCTACGAAAAGGACTCTGAAG GATCCCTGTACCCCGATATGTCCCCCCAGGATCAGAAGAAGGATGATGCTGTTTTCCCAGGAGGGAATTACACCTATACTTGGACTGTCCCTGAGGATCACAGCCCAACTGCTGATGACCCGAACTGCTTGACCTGGATTTACCACTCTCACATTGATGCTCCAAAGGACATTGCGTCTGGATTAATTGGGCCATTGCTCACGTGCAAAAAAG GAATACTGACTGGCAATTCTCAAAGGCGCCAGGATGTGGacattgatttctttttgatgTTCAGTGTGGTGGATGAGAACCTGAGCTGGTATTTGGATGAGAATGTTGAATTGTTCTGCACAGACCCAAGCTCTGTAGACAAAGAAGATGAGGAATTCCAAGAGAGCAACAAAATGCATG CTATTAATGGTTACGTGTTTGGAAACCTCCCTGAGGTGACGATGTGTGCTGGGGATTACGTTTCTTGGCACCTCTTTGGGATGGGCAATGAAATTGATGTCCATACAGCCTACTTCCATGGAGAAACGCTCAGTATTCGAGGCCACAGGACAGATGTGGCCAGCCTCTTCCCAGCCACATTTGTGACAGCAGACATGATCCCCCGTAACCCTGGGAGGTGGCTACTGAGCTGCCAGATCAACGATCACATACAGG CTGGAATGGCAGCACTCTATGAAGTCCGGCTCTGTTCTCGGGAAGCTCCGCCGTCTGCCCTGGAAGGGAGAGTTCGGAAGTACTACATAGCTGCAAAGGAAGTGCAGTGGGACTATGGGCCGTCAGGGCTTGACCAAAGGACTGGGAAGCAACTGAGTGAGGCAGGCAG TCCTGCAGAGCAATTTTTCAAGCGTGGCCCCTACCGAATCGGGGGAGTCTATTGGAAGGCAAAGTATGTAGAATATACTGATGAGAGCTTCCGTGAGGAAAAGCAGCGATCAGAAGAAGAGGAACACCTGGGGATACTCG GTCCGGTGATCAAAGCCGAAGTTGGAGACACCATCTTGGTGATGTTTGTTAACAAAGCCTCGTGGTCTTTCAGCATCCAGCCTCATGGAGTGTCCTATGGGAAGGCGTGGGAAGGGATGCGGTACCATGATG GTCAGTCCCAGAATGGGATTTCTGTTGCGCCACTGCACAACTTCACGTACCGCTGGACTGTGCCGCAGCACGTTGGGCCCATGCCCAGTGACCCTCCCTGCCTGACCTGGATGTACAGCTCAGCTGTGAACCCCGTCAAAGACCCCAGCTCAGGCTTGGTTGGGCCCCTCGTCATCTGCAAGCCGGGCACATTGGATGACAACAACAAACAG AAGGGGATCGACAAAGAATTTTACCTTCTCTTCAGCGTGTTCGATGAGAACCTCAGCTGGTATTTAAATGCAAACATAAAGTACTATTTGAGAATGGAGGAGAGTGCTGTGAAAAAGGACGATGGCTTTGAGGAATCAAACAGGATGCATG CCATCAATGGACTAATGTTTGGTAACTTGCCTGGGATGAATGTGTGTGAAGGAGACAATGTGTCCTGGCACCTTCTGGGCTTAGGCAGCGAAGTGGATGTCCATGGAGCTGTATTCCAGGGAAACACCCTGCAGATGAATGGGATGCGGAAAGATTCAGCCACTCTGTTTGCCCACACATTTGCTACTGCCTTCATGCAACCTGATAACAAAG GGACTTATGAGATCTACTGCCAGACGACCAATCATTACCAGGCTGGGATGAGGGAACGCTATTCTGTTTCCAAGTGTGGAGAAAAGGATCCTGCTCCTGCCCTTCAGTACGAAGGGGTGCGGACATACTACATCGTGGCAGAGGAGGTGGTGTGGGACTATGCACCTGACCGGAGCTGGGAGAGGGAACGGCACAACCATTCTGCAGAGAG ctaTGCTGGTGTGTTTTTGAGCAATGAGAATGGACTGCTCGGCTCCAGGTACAAGAAAGCAGTGTATAAAGAGTACACTGATGGGACTTTCCAGACTCCCAAGGCCAGGGGGAATGGTGACGAACACCTGGGGATACTGG GTCCCTTTCTGTGGGCGGAAGTGGGAGATATTCTTAACATCGTGTTTAAGAACAACGCCGCACGACCCTATTCCATTCATGCCCACGGGGTGCTGGAAAGGGAGACGGGACAGCCACAGGTCGCAAACCCTG GTGACATTGTGACGTACCGATGGGAAGTGCCCGAGAGGGCTGGGCCAGGGCCAAATGATTCTGCCTGTGTTCCTTGGATCTACTACTCTGCAGTGGACCCAGTAAAG GATATGTACAGTGGTCTGATCGGGCCCCTGAAGATCTGCCGGAGAGGGGCACTGCAGGctgatggggtcaggaaggatGTGAAGAGGGAGTTTGCTCTGCTGTTCCTTGTTTTTGATGAAAATCAGTCCTGGTACTTGGAGGAAAATGTGGAACGTTACAGTAGGGGAAATCACAGCGAGATCAACCTGCTGGATGACAGATTTGTGGAAAGCAACAAAATGCACG CAATCAATGGGAGGCTCTATGCGACCTTGCCTGGGTTGAACATGTTCCAGGGAGAGTGGGTGAACTGGTACCTGCTGGGAATGGGGCAGGAGATTGATATCCACACAGTCCATTTCCATGCTGAGACCTTCATATACAGG AATGGCAAAAGCTACAGAGCAGATGTTGTGGATCTGTTCCCTGGGACCTTTGAAATGGTGGAGATGTTGGTTGGAAACCCTGGGACATGGCTACTTCACTGCCACGTGTCTGATCATATCCATGCTGGCATGGAGATAGTCTTCACAGTCTTGCCCAGACCAG agcCAGCGCTTGAAGTTGTAAACTACAGTGCAG aGTTGCCATCTCAGGATAATGATGATGACTCAGAGAAGATCATGCTTTTTGGAGCTAAGTTGCCGCAAGGGCAGATAGAGGCCACAGTCATCGCTCTATCTGTTGTAGGAGTGGTGCTCTTCCTGGTCGCCTGCTTCCTCCTGGGGATGGTCATCTATCTTGAGAGACAAAAGAGGTTAAGACGCAATCGGAGGTCCATCCTGGATGATGGATTCAAGCTCATGTCTAAAAAGAATTCGGGGCTATAA
- the HEPH gene encoding hephaestin isoform X2, whose product MMMGSFGWLLLCIHALSPTLAGGATRVYYLGIREVDWNYAPTGKNVLANQSIAQNLKASTFLQPGKDRVGSTYKKSVYKQYTDSTYTTEIPKPSWLGFLGPVIRAEVGDTIKVHLKNFASRPYTIHPHGVFYEKDSEGSLYPDMSPQDQKKDDAVFPGGNYTYTWTVPEDHSPTADDPNCLTWIYHSHIDAPKDIASGLIGPLLTCKKGILTGNSQRRQDVDIDFFLMFSVVDENLSWYLDENVELFCTDPSSVDKEDEEFQESNKMHAINGYVFGNLPEVTMCAGDYVSWHLFGMGNEIDVHTAYFHGETLSIRGHRTDVASLFPATFVTADMIPRNPGRWLLSCQINDHIQAGMAALYEVRLCSREAPPSALEGRVRKYYIAAKEVQWDYGPSGLDQRTGKQLSEAGSPAEQFFKRGPYRIGGVYWKAKYVEYTDESFREEKQRSEEEEHLGILGPVIKAEVGDTILVMFVNKASWSFSIQPHGVSYGKAWEGMRYHDGQSQNGISVAPLHNFTYRWTVPQHVGPMPSDPPCLTWMYSSAVNPVKDPSSGLVGPLVICKPGTLDDNNKQKGIDKEFYLLFSVFDENLSWYLNANIKYYLRMEESAVKKDDGFEESNRMHAINGLMFGNLPGMNVCEGDNVSWHLLGLGSEVDVHGAVFQGNTLQMNGMRKDSATLFAHTFATAFMQPDNKGTYEIYCQTTNHYQAGMRERYSVSKCGEKDPAPALQYEGVRTYYIVAEEVVWDYAPDRSWERERHNHSAESYAGVFLSNENGLLGSRYKKAVYKEYTDGTFQTPKARGNGDEHLGILGPFLWAEVGDILNIVFKNNAARPYSIHAHGVLERETGQPQVANPGDIVTYRWEVPERAGPGPNDSACVPWIYYSAVDPVKDMYSGLIGPLKICRRGALQADGVRKDVKREFALLFLVFDENQSWYLEENVERYSRGNHSEINLLDDRFVESNKMHAINGRLYATLPGLNMFQGEWVNWYLLGMGQEIDIHTVHFHAETFIYRNGKSYRADVVDLFPGTFEMVEMLVGNPGTWLLHCHVSDHIHAGMEIVFTVLPRPEPALEVVNYSAGTVCDNDDDSEKIMLFGAKLPQGQIEATVIALSVVGVVLFLVACFLLGMVIYLERQKRLRRNRRSILDDGFKLMSKKNSGL is encoded by the exons ATGATGATGGGATCGTTTGGGTGGTTGCTGCTTTGCATCCACGCGCTGTCACCTACACTTGCTGGCGGTGCCACCCGAGTCTATTACCTGGGGATCCGTGAGGTGGACTGGAACTACGCTCCAACGGGAAAGAACGTGCTTGCTAACCAGAGCATCGCGCAGAACCT CAAGGCTTCGACCTTCCTCCAGCCTGGCAAAGACAGGGTGGGAAGCACGTACAAGAAATCCGTCTATAAGCAGTACACAGACTCCACGTACACCACTGAGATTCCCAAACCCAGCTGGCTGGGGTTCCTGGGGCCCGTCATTCGTGCAGAAGTGGGGGATACCATTAAAGTACACCTGAAAAATTTTGCTAGTCGACCATACACGATCCATCCTCATGGTGTTTTCTACGAAAAGGACTCTGAAG GATCCCTGTACCCCGATATGTCCCCCCAGGATCAGAAGAAGGATGATGCTGTTTTCCCAGGAGGGAATTACACCTATACTTGGACTGTCCCTGAGGATCACAGCCCAACTGCTGATGACCCGAACTGCTTGACCTGGATTTACCACTCTCACATTGATGCTCCAAAGGACATTGCGTCTGGATTAATTGGGCCATTGCTCACGTGCAAAAAAG GAATACTGACTGGCAATTCTCAAAGGCGCCAGGATGTGGacattgatttctttttgatgTTCAGTGTGGTGGATGAGAACCTGAGCTGGTATTTGGATGAGAATGTTGAATTGTTCTGCACAGACCCAAGCTCTGTAGACAAAGAAGATGAGGAATTCCAAGAGAGCAACAAAATGCATG CTATTAATGGTTACGTGTTTGGAAACCTCCCTGAGGTGACGATGTGTGCTGGGGATTACGTTTCTTGGCACCTCTTTGGGATGGGCAATGAAATTGATGTCCATACAGCCTACTTCCATGGAGAAACGCTCAGTATTCGAGGCCACAGGACAGATGTGGCCAGCCTCTTCCCAGCCACATTTGTGACAGCAGACATGATCCCCCGTAACCCTGGGAGGTGGCTACTGAGCTGCCAGATCAACGATCACATACAGG CTGGAATGGCAGCACTCTATGAAGTCCGGCTCTGTTCTCGGGAAGCTCCGCCGTCTGCCCTGGAAGGGAGAGTTCGGAAGTACTACATAGCTGCAAAGGAAGTGCAGTGGGACTATGGGCCGTCAGGGCTTGACCAAAGGACTGGGAAGCAACTGAGTGAGGCAGGCAG TCCTGCAGAGCAATTTTTCAAGCGTGGCCCCTACCGAATCGGGGGAGTCTATTGGAAGGCAAAGTATGTAGAATATACTGATGAGAGCTTCCGTGAGGAAAAGCAGCGATCAGAAGAAGAGGAACACCTGGGGATACTCG GTCCGGTGATCAAAGCCGAAGTTGGAGACACCATCTTGGTGATGTTTGTTAACAAAGCCTCGTGGTCTTTCAGCATCCAGCCTCATGGAGTGTCCTATGGGAAGGCGTGGGAAGGGATGCGGTACCATGATG GTCAGTCCCAGAATGGGATTTCTGTTGCGCCACTGCACAACTTCACGTACCGCTGGACTGTGCCGCAGCACGTTGGGCCCATGCCCAGTGACCCTCCCTGCCTGACCTGGATGTACAGCTCAGCTGTGAACCCCGTCAAAGACCCCAGCTCAGGCTTGGTTGGGCCCCTCGTCATCTGCAAGCCGGGCACATTGGATGACAACAACAAACAG AAGGGGATCGACAAAGAATTTTACCTTCTCTTCAGCGTGTTCGATGAGAACCTCAGCTGGTATTTAAATGCAAACATAAAGTACTATTTGAGAATGGAGGAGAGTGCTGTGAAAAAGGACGATGGCTTTGAGGAATCAAACAGGATGCATG CCATCAATGGACTAATGTTTGGTAACTTGCCTGGGATGAATGTGTGTGAAGGAGACAATGTGTCCTGGCACCTTCTGGGCTTAGGCAGCGAAGTGGATGTCCATGGAGCTGTATTCCAGGGAAACACCCTGCAGATGAATGGGATGCGGAAAGATTCAGCCACTCTGTTTGCCCACACATTTGCTACTGCCTTCATGCAACCTGATAACAAAG GGACTTATGAGATCTACTGCCAGACGACCAATCATTACCAGGCTGGGATGAGGGAACGCTATTCTGTTTCCAAGTGTGGAGAAAAGGATCCTGCTCCTGCCCTTCAGTACGAAGGGGTGCGGACATACTACATCGTGGCAGAGGAGGTGGTGTGGGACTATGCACCTGACCGGAGCTGGGAGAGGGAACGGCACAACCATTCTGCAGAGAG ctaTGCTGGTGTGTTTTTGAGCAATGAGAATGGACTGCTCGGCTCCAGGTACAAGAAAGCAGTGTATAAAGAGTACACTGATGGGACTTTCCAGACTCCCAAGGCCAGGGGGAATGGTGACGAACACCTGGGGATACTGG GTCCCTTTCTGTGGGCGGAAGTGGGAGATATTCTTAACATCGTGTTTAAGAACAACGCCGCACGACCCTATTCCATTCATGCCCACGGGGTGCTGGAAAGGGAGACGGGACAGCCACAGGTCGCAAACCCTG GTGACATTGTGACGTACCGATGGGAAGTGCCCGAGAGGGCTGGGCCAGGGCCAAATGATTCTGCCTGTGTTCCTTGGATCTACTACTCTGCAGTGGACCCAGTAAAG GATATGTACAGTGGTCTGATCGGGCCCCTGAAGATCTGCCGGAGAGGGGCACTGCAGGctgatggggtcaggaaggatGTGAAGAGGGAGTTTGCTCTGCTGTTCCTTGTTTTTGATGAAAATCAGTCCTGGTACTTGGAGGAAAATGTGGAACGTTACAGTAGGGGAAATCACAGCGAGATCAACCTGCTGGATGACAGATTTGTGGAAAGCAACAAAATGCACG CAATCAATGGGAGGCTCTATGCGACCTTGCCTGGGTTGAACATGTTCCAGGGAGAGTGGGTGAACTGGTACCTGCTGGGAATGGGGCAGGAGATTGATATCCACACAGTCCATTTCCATGCTGAGACCTTCATATACAGG AATGGCAAAAGCTACAGAGCAGATGTTGTGGATCTGTTCCCTGGGACCTTTGAAATGGTGGAGATGTTGGTTGGAAACCCTGGGACATGGCTACTTCACTGCCACGTGTCTGATCATATCCATGCTGGCATGGAGATAGTCTTCACAGTCTTGCCCAGACCAG agcCAGCGCTTGAAGTTGTAAACTACAGTGCAGGTACAGTGTGT GATAATGATGATGACTCAGAGAAGATCATGCTTTTTGGAGCTAAGTTGCCGCAAGGGCAGATAGAGGCCACAGTCATCGCTCTATCTGTTGTAGGAGTGGTGCTCTTCCTGGTCGCCTGCTTCCTCCTGGGGATGGTCATCTATCTTGAGAGACAAAAGAGGTTAAGACGCAATCGGAGGTCCATCCTGGATGATGGATTCAAGCTCATGTCTAAAAAGAATTCGGGGCTATAA